A genomic region of Magnolia sinica isolate HGM2019 chromosome 6, MsV1, whole genome shotgun sequence contains the following coding sequences:
- the LOC131248557 gene encoding protein yippee-like At4g27745: MAECIGPRLYSCYNCGNHVSLHDDIISKAFQGRNGRAFLFAHAMNIDIGPKEDRQLMTGLHTVADVYCCDCREVLGWKYERAYEETQKYKEGKYILEKSKIVKENW, encoded by the exons ATGGCGGAATGTATTGGGCCTCGACTGTACAGTTGCTACAATTGCGGAAACCATGTTTCCCTTCACGACGACATCATTTCAAAAGCTTTCCAG GGGAGAAATGGCCGAGCCTTTCTGTTTGCCCATGCAATGAACATAGATATAGGGCCGAAAGAAGACAGGCAGCTCATGACCGGATTGCACACAGTTGCTGATGTTTACTGTTGTGATTGCCGTGAAGTGTTGGGTTGGAAGTATGAAAGAGCTTATGAGGAAACACAAAAGTACAAAGAAGGGAAGTACATACTTGAGAAGTCAAAGATTGTTAAGGAAAACTGGTAG